A single window of Inquilinus sp. Marseille-Q2685 DNA harbors:
- a CDS encoding alpha/beta fold hydrolase: MIRRLTLAAALLATLAAAPAAVADPMLADFDYPFPVQRFDFKSQGQDLSMAYMDVQPDKPNGRTVVLLHGKNFCGAAWEGVMRPLLQAGYRVVAPDQVGFCKSTKPQAYQFGLHQLAANTRALLDRLGIQRPVVMGHSMGGMLAMRYALAFPDALSGLVLVNPIGLEDWKAAGVPQQTVDQWFEGELKTTADSIKAYQQATYYAGEWRPEYDRWVQMLAGMYQGEGGRQVAWNQALTSDMVFNQPVVHELEHIHTPTVLMIGERDTTAIGKALASPEVAQRLGNYAELSRQAVQRIPGAKLIRFPGEGHAPQIQSPEAFNKALLGALERLPAP; this comes from the coding sequence ATGATCCGACGCCTGACCCTGGCCGCCGCCCTGCTCGCAACCCTCGCCGCCGCCCCGGCCGCCGTCGCCGACCCCATGCTGGCGGATTTCGACTATCCCTTCCCGGTCCAGCGCTTCGACTTCAAGTCGCAGGGTCAGGACCTGTCCATGGCCTATATGGACGTGCAGCCGGACAAGCCGAACGGCCGCACCGTGGTGCTGCTGCACGGCAAGAACTTCTGCGGCGCCGCCTGGGAAGGGGTGATGCGGCCGCTGTTGCAGGCGGGCTACCGCGTCGTCGCGCCGGACCAGGTCGGATTCTGCAAGTCCACCAAGCCGCAGGCCTACCAGTTCGGGCTGCACCAGCTGGCCGCCAACACCAGGGCGCTGCTCGACAGGCTGGGGATCCAGCGCCCGGTGGTGATGGGCCATTCCATGGGCGGCATGCTGGCGATGCGCTATGCCCTCGCCTTCCCCGACGCGCTGTCCGGCCTGGTGCTGGTGAACCCGATCGGGCTGGAGGACTGGAAGGCCGCAGGCGTGCCGCAGCAGACCGTCGACCAGTGGTTCGAGGGCGAGCTGAAGACCACCGCCGACAGCATCAAGGCCTATCAGCAGGCCACCTACTATGCCGGCGAATGGCGCCCGGAATACGACCGCTGGGTGCAGATGCTGGCCGGCATGTACCAGGGTGAAGGCGGCCGCCAGGTGGCCTGGAACCAGGCGCTGACCTCGGACATGGTGTTCAACCAGCCGGTGGTCCACGAGCTGGAGCACATCCACACCCCGACCGTGCTGATGATCGGCGAACGCGACACCACCGCGATCGGCAAGGCCTTGGCCTCGCCCGAGGTGGCGCAGCGCCTGGGCAACTATGCCGAGCTGAGCCGCCAGGCCGTCCAGCGCATCCCCGGCGCCAAGCTGATCCGCTTCCCCGGCGAAGGCCATGCGCCGCAGATCCAGTCGCCGGAGGCGTTCAACAAGGCCCTGCTGGGCGCGCTGGAGCGCCTGCCGGCCCCCTGA
- a CDS encoding shikimate kinase, translating into MITTLHRPLPRTLVLVGLMGAGKTAVGKRVAARLGLGFTDADHEIEAAAGCTIPDIFERYGEPAFRDLERRVIARLMHDPVQVLSTGGGAFMDPQTRDVIAEHGLSVWLKAELSVLAARTAKRSNRPLLRQGDPKAVLEGLMQRRYPVYALADMTVESRDGPVEETVDRVLAAIDAHLAAEAAATETAHAGQTD; encoded by the coding sequence ATGATCACCACGCTGCACCGCCCCTTGCCCCGCACCCTGGTTCTGGTCGGCCTGATGGGCGCCGGCAAGACCGCGGTGGGCAAGCGCGTGGCCGCGCGGCTGGGCCTCGGCTTCACCGACGCCGACCACGAGATCGAGGCGGCGGCCGGCTGCACCATCCCGGACATCTTCGAGCGCTACGGCGAGCCCGCCTTCCGCGACCTGGAGCGGCGAGTGATCGCCCGGCTGATGCACGACCCGGTGCAGGTGCTGTCGACCGGCGGCGGCGCCTTCATGGACCCGCAGACCCGGGACGTCATCGCCGAGCACGGACTGTCGGTCTGGCTGAAGGCGGAGCTGTCGGTTCTGGCAGCGCGCACCGCCAAGCGCAGCAACCGGCCGCTGCTGCGCCAGGGCGACCCGAAGGCGGTGCTGGAAGGGCTGATGCAGCGGCGCTACCCGGTCTACGCCCTGGCCGACATGACGGTGGAGAGCCGCGACGGTCCGGTCGAGGAGACGGTGGACCGGGTGCTGGCCGCCATCGACGCCCATCTGGCGGCCGAGGCCGCCGCGACCGAAACCGCCCATGCGGGGCAGACGGATTGA
- a CDS encoding aromatic amino acid lyase, translating to MTLALTRRADITLDAVHRVAWRGEGVRITEAALARIADCRAAFLRLIDTDPDLVIYGVTTAMGELADRRLRPEERDRHARIKAFAAATAFGDKLPERVVRGIVLARLANFLEGHAATTPRIALAVAAMLDGGLLPAVPASGQGGAGEILALYPLFAALSARFDLEVKERGSLINGSPCAAALVADSALAARNRIRLAEGVFALSIEAFRAPLEHYDAALDTLWGDAHDAAALRHLRALLDGAGDGRRGYQAPVSYRIVPRLLGQAHRALAAAERAATVSLAAASDNPVYIPPDEAGPGHPDGRCISTGGYHNAMAAPALDDLAAIWADLCLLCDRHSSKLLAGRVSHLPDLLMVGRDPSDSDGHGSLGYVPMAVTGYLEQAKAAAQRTFLPGTEAAGAGQDDVAAPAFLAWAKEERAGRCLDAALAMLAVIASQALHVTGRSATPALRDLVDEVRGVVPPVAEDRVLGPELGRLAERFTQRVFAVE from the coding sequence ATGACACTGGCCCTGACCAGGAGAGCCGACATCACCCTGGACGCGGTGCACCGCGTCGCCTGGCGGGGCGAGGGCGTGCGCATCACCGAGGCGGCGCTGGCCCGGATCGCAGACTGCCGCGCCGCCTTCCTGCGGCTGATCGACACCGACCCGGACCTAGTGATCTACGGCGTGACCACGGCGATGGGCGAGCTGGCCGACCGGCGGCTGCGGCCGGAGGAGCGCGACCGCCACGCCCGAATCAAAGCCTTCGCCGCCGCCACCGCCTTCGGCGACAAGCTGCCGGAGCGGGTGGTACGCGGCATCGTGCTGGCGCGCCTCGCGAATTTCCTGGAAGGCCACGCCGCCACCACGCCGCGGATCGCGCTGGCCGTCGCCGCCATGCTGGACGGCGGCCTGCTGCCGGCGGTGCCCGCCTCCGGCCAGGGCGGGGCCGGGGAGATCCTGGCCCTCTACCCGCTGTTCGCCGCGCTCAGCGCCCGCTTCGACCTCGAGGTCAAGGAGCGCGGCTCGCTGATTAACGGGTCGCCCTGCGCCGCGGCGCTGGTGGCCGATTCGGCCCTGGCGGCGCGCAACCGGATCCGGCTGGCGGAGGGCGTCTTCGCCCTGTCGATCGAAGCCTTCCGCGCGCCGCTGGAGCATTATGACGCCGCGCTGGACACGCTGTGGGGCGATGCGCATGACGCCGCGGCGCTGCGCCACCTGCGCGCCCTGCTGGACGGCGCCGGCGACGGGCGGCGCGGCTACCAGGCGCCGGTCAGCTACCGCATCGTGCCGCGCCTCCTGGGCCAGGCGCACCGGGCCCTGGCGGCCGCCGAGCGCGCAGCCACGGTGTCGCTGGCGGCGGCCTCGGACAACCCGGTCTACATTCCGCCGGACGAGGCGGGCCCGGGCCATCCGGACGGCCGTTGCATCAGTACCGGCGGCTACCACAACGCCATGGCGGCGCCGGCGCTGGACGACCTGGCGGCGATCTGGGCCGACCTCTGCCTGCTGTGCGACCGCCACAGCTCGAAGCTGCTCGCCGGCCGGGTGTCGCACCTGCCCGACCTGCTGATGGTCGGCCGCGATCCCAGCGACAGCGACGGCCATGGCAGCCTGGGCTATGTGCCGATGGCGGTGACCGGCTACCTGGAGCAGGCCAAGGCGGCGGCCCAGCGCACCTTCCTGCCCGGCACCGAGGCCGCAGGCGCCGGCCAGGACGACGTCGCCGCCCCGGCCTTCCTGGCCTGGGCCAAGGAGGAGCGCGCCGGCCGCTGCCTGGACGCGGCGCTGGCGATGCTGGCGGTGATCGCCTCCCAGGCGCTGCACGTCACCGGCCGGTCAGCCACGCCGGCGCTGCGAGACCTGGTCGACGAGGTGCGTGGCGTGGTTCCGCCGGTGGCGGAGGATCGCGTCCTGGGCCCCGAACTAGGCCGCCTGGCCGAGAGGTTCACGCAGCGGGTGTTCGCGGTGGAGTGA
- the aroB gene encoding 3-dehydroquinate synthase, whose translation MTRETIRVGLGPRSYDIVIGPGALAEAGQRIAALGRGRRVIVVADARVAGLHGAALEASLAAAGIVAETLTVPPGEATKSMAVLADLLDRILALGIERRTLLVALGGGVVGDLAGFAAATALRGLDFVQIPTTLLAQVDSSVGGKTGVNSKHGKNLIGAFHQPLLVLADTALLATLPARELRAGYAEVAKYGALGDARFFAWLEENGPKLLAGDGDAMIWAVKRSCEMKAEIVGEDEREAARRALLNLGHTFGHALEAETGYGDALLHGEAVAIGMVMAFDLSVRLGLCPAADRDRLARHLEAMGLPTRPARDRAWSVGALLHHMTRDKKVRDGRMTFILVRGIGQAFVTSEVPVEPVAAVLADAIAA comes from the coding sequence ATGACACGAGAGACCATCCGCGTCGGGCTGGGCCCGCGCAGCTACGACATCGTCATCGGCCCCGGCGCCCTGGCCGAGGCCGGGCAGCGCATCGCCGCGCTGGGCCGCGGCAGGCGGGTGATCGTGGTCGCCGACGCCCGGGTGGCGGGGCTGCACGGCGCCGCGCTGGAGGCGTCGCTGGCCGCCGCCGGCATCGTGGCCGAGACCCTGACCGTGCCGCCGGGCGAGGCGACCAAGTCGATGGCGGTGCTGGCCGACCTCCTGGACCGGATCCTGGCGCTGGGCATCGAGCGGCGGACGCTGCTGGTCGCACTCGGCGGCGGCGTGGTCGGCGACCTGGCCGGCTTCGCCGCGGCCACGGCGCTGCGCGGCCTCGACTTCGTGCAGATCCCGACCACGCTGCTGGCCCAGGTCGACAGCTCGGTGGGCGGCAAGACCGGGGTCAACAGCAAGCATGGCAAGAACCTGATCGGCGCCTTCCACCAGCCGCTGCTGGTGCTGGCCGACACCGCGCTCCTCGCCACCCTGCCGGCGCGAGAGCTGCGCGCGGGATATGCCGAGGTGGCGAAGTACGGCGCCCTGGGCGATGCCCGCTTCTTCGCCTGGCTGGAGGAGAACGGCCCGAAGCTGCTGGCCGGCGACGGCGACGCGATGATCTGGGCGGTCAAGCGCAGCTGCGAAATGAAGGCCGAGATCGTCGGCGAGGACGAGCGCGAGGCGGCACGGCGCGCCCTGCTCAACCTCGGCCACACCTTCGGCCACGCGCTGGAGGCCGAGACCGGCTATGGCGACGCGCTGCTGCATGGCGAGGCGGTGGCGATCGGCATGGTCATGGCCTTCGACCTGTCGGTGCGCCTGGGCCTGTGCCCGGCCGCGGACCGCGACCGGCTGGCCCGGCACCTGGAGGCGATGGGCCTGCCGACCCGCCCGGCCCGCGACCGTGCCTGGTCCGTCGGCGCCCTGCTGCACCATATGACCCGCGACAAGAAAGTGCGGGACGGGCGCATGACCTTCATCCTGGTGCGCGGCATCGGCCAGGCCTTCGTCACCAGCGAGGTGCCGGTCGAACCGGTCGCCGCGGTGCTGGCCGACGCCATCGCCGCCTGA
- a CDS encoding GtrA family protein, whose product MRAFAVPAISLQFARYAGVGAVATAIHYALLIALVESGGAAPLPAALAGYVAGGLVSYALNRRLTFAGGRPHREAAWRFALVAAGGFAWTGLLMALFASRLGVPYLPAQAAATLAVLVWGFLANRLWSFAQPAL is encoded by the coding sequence ATGCGGGCCTTTGCGGTCCCCGCCATATCCCTTCAGTTCGCCCGCTACGCCGGCGTCGGCGCGGTCGCGACCGCGATCCACTACGCTCTGCTGATCGCGCTGGTCGAATCGGGCGGCGCCGCGCCGCTGCCGGCGGCTCTGGCCGGCTATGTCGCCGGCGGCCTCGTCTCCTATGCGCTCAACCGGCGGCTGACCTTCGCCGGCGGCCGGCCGCATCGCGAGGCTGCCTGGCGATTCGCCCTGGTCGCCGCCGGCGGCTTCGCCTGGACCGGCCTGCTGATGGCGCTCTTCGCCAGCCGGCTCGGTGTGCCCTATCTGCCGGCCCAAGCCGCGGCCACGCTGGCCGTGCTGGTCTGGGGCTTTCTGGCGAATCGGCTGTGGAGCTTCGCCCAGCCGGCCCTCTGA
- a CDS encoding HlyC/CorC family transporter, translating to MSDDLVLLLHLAGIVVLLVASAFFSGSETALTAASRARMHQLETHGLRRAGIVNRLREQKERLIGALLLGNTLVNILASSLATSLLVSVLGAPAVPVATVVMTALILVFSEVLPKTYAINHADRAALGIAPMVRSVVWLLSPVVRLVNWLVRGVLRLFGADPSRIGLADYVDELRGAIELHRGSEAEVAQERQMLRSILDLGDVSVSEIMTHRRSVEAIDIELTPREVVAAMLNSPHTRMPLCQGGLENIIGVLHAKDVLRALQAAGGDPNRLDIRRIAAKPWFIPDSTSLLDQLHAFRTRREHFAIVVDEYGDLQGVVTLEDILEEIVGDIVDEHDLPVAGVRPQPNGSFLVDGTVTIRDLNRRFEWRLPDDEASTIAGLVLHEARHLPEVGQAFTFHGFRFEILRRQRNQITAVRVTPPAEVEPEAS from the coding sequence ATGTCCGACGATCTCGTCCTCCTGCTCCACCTCGCCGGGATCGTCGTCCTGCTCGTGGCCTCCGCCTTCTTCTCGGGATCTGAGACGGCGCTGACCGCGGCCAGCCGGGCGCGGATGCACCAGCTGGAGACGCACGGGCTGAGGCGGGCCGGCATCGTCAACCGGCTGCGCGAGCAGAAGGAGCGGCTGATCGGCGCCCTGCTGCTGGGCAACACGCTGGTCAACATCCTGGCCTCCTCCCTCGCCACCAGCCTGCTGGTCTCGGTGCTCGGCGCCCCGGCGGTGCCGGTGGCCACGGTGGTGATGACAGCGCTGATCCTGGTCTTCAGCGAGGTGCTGCCGAAGACCTACGCCATCAACCACGCCGACCGCGCGGCGCTGGGCATCGCCCCCATGGTCAGGTCCGTGGTCTGGCTGCTGAGCCCGGTGGTGCGCCTGGTGAACTGGCTGGTGCGCGGCGTGCTGCGGCTGTTCGGGGCCGATCCCAGCCGGATCGGCCTGGCCGACTATGTCGACGAGCTGCGCGGCGCCATAGAGCTGCATCGCGGCAGCGAGGCCGAGGTGGCGCAGGAGCGGCAGATGCTGCGCTCGATCCTCGATCTCGGCGACGTCTCGGTGTCGGAGATCATGACCCATCGCCGCAGCGTCGAGGCGATCGACATCGAGCTGACCCCGCGCGAGGTGGTGGCGGCGATGCTGAACAGCCCGCACACCCGCATGCCGCTGTGCCAGGGCGGCCTGGAGAACATCATCGGCGTGCTGCACGCCAAGGACGTGCTGCGGGCGCTGCAGGCAGCCGGCGGCGACCCGAACCGGCTGGACATCCGCCGGATCGCGGCCAAGCCCTGGTTCATCCCGGATTCGACCAGCCTGCTGGACCAGCTGCACGCCTTCCGCACCCGGCGCGAGCATTTCGCCATCGTGGTCGACGAGTACGGCGACCTGCAGGGCGTGGTGACGCTCGAGGACATCCTGGAGGAGATCGTCGGCGACATCGTCGACGAGCACGATCTGCCGGTGGCCGGCGTCCGGCCGCAGCCGAACGGCAGCTTCCTGGTCGACGGCACGGTCACCATCCGCGACCTGAACCGCCGCTTCGAGTGGCGGCTGCCGGACGACGAGGCCTCGACCATCGCCGGGCTGGTGCTGCACGAGGCGCGGCACCTGCCGGAGGTCGGCCAAGCCTTCACCTTCCACGGCTTCCGCTTCGAGATCCTGCGGCGCCAGCGCAACCAGATCACCGCGGTGCGGGTGACCCCGCCCGCCGAGGTCGAGCCCGAGGCCAGCTGA
- a CDS encoding GNAT family N-acetyltransferase gives MYLLKTERPRDAAEVDALLDLAFGPNRQTKVSYRYRDGIAPVRSLCFVVREDGRPSGRILGSIRYWPMLLDSGRPVLLLGPLAVQPELRGAGVGAALMRGSMKRAADMGHRLVLLVGDLAYYARFGFQPAAPLGFAMPDEQPHRLLVAELRLGALEDVPGGTLLRADAAVSPAQISVSMRAALC, from the coding sequence GTGTATCTCCTGAAGACCGAACGGCCGCGGGATGCGGCCGAAGTCGACGCCCTGCTCGACCTCGCCTTCGGCCCGAACCGGCAGACCAAGGTCTCCTACCGCTATCGCGACGGCATCGCGCCTGTGCGCAGCCTGTGCTTCGTGGTGCGCGAGGACGGGCGGCCCAGCGGCCGGATCCTCGGCTCGATCCGCTACTGGCCGATGCTGCTCGACTCCGGCCGGCCGGTGTTGCTGCTCGGGCCCCTGGCGGTGCAGCCGGAGCTGCGCGGCGCCGGCGTCGGGGCCGCGCTGATGCGCGGCAGCATGAAGCGGGCGGCCGATATGGGCCACCGGCTGGTGCTGCTGGTCGGCGACCTCGCCTACTACGCCCGCTTCGGCTTCCAGCCCGCGGCCCCGCTGGGCTTCGCGATGCCGGACGAACAGCCACACCGGCTGCTGGTGGCGGAGCTTCGGCTCGGCGCACTGGAGGATGTTCCGGGCGGCACGCTGCTGCGGGCCGACGCCGCGGTCAGCCCTGCGCAGATTTCGGTCTCAATGCGCGCGGCCCTGTGTTAG
- a CDS encoding DUF2889 domain-containing protein translates to MPLSAPAAREQIHTRRVTCDGFRRADGLWDIEGHLVDTKHYKFRNEFRGAITPGEPLHQMRLRLTVDDGLAIVAVEAETEHGPYALCPEIAPAFQALVGLRIGPGFTRAAKERLGGAKGCTHLVELLGPMATTAFQTVFPILSRERAGEADPAKRPVLLDSCHVFAADGEHARRHWPGFYTGPARD, encoded by the coding sequence ATGCCCCTCTCCGCCCCCGCCGCGCGCGAGCAGATCCACACCCGCCGGGTCACCTGCGACGGCTTCCGCCGTGCCGACGGGCTGTGGGACATCGAGGGCCACCTCGTCGACACAAAGCACTACAAGTTCCGCAACGAGTTCCGCGGCGCGATCACGCCGGGCGAGCCGCTGCATCAGATGCGGCTGCGGCTGACCGTCGACGACGGCCTGGCCATCGTCGCGGTCGAGGCGGAGACCGAGCACGGCCCCTACGCCCTGTGCCCGGAGATCGCGCCCGCCTTCCAGGCGCTGGTCGGCCTGCGCATCGGCCCCGGCTTCACCCGCGCGGCGAAGGAGCGGCTGGGCGGCGCCAAAGGCTGCACCCATCTGGTCGAGCTGCTGGGGCCCATGGCCACCACCGCGTTCCAGACCGTGTTCCCGATCCTGTCGCGCGAGCGCGCCGGGGAGGCCGACCCGGCGAAACGGCCGGTGCTGCTGGACAGCTGCCACGTTTTCGCCGCCGATGGCGAGCATGCTCGCCGCCACTGGCCGGGCTTCTACACCGGGCCGGCGCGGGACTGA
- a CDS encoding acetyl-CoA carboxylase carboxyltransferase subunit alpha — protein MKTFLEFEKPIAEIEGKIEELRHITDAGELNIADEVSRLQTKVDKLLRDTYRGLTPAQKVQVARHPNRPHALDYIQALVTEFQPLAGDRVFAEDRAIVGGLGQFQGRSVVVIGQEKGNDTESRIRHNFGMAKPEGYRKAQRLLDLADRFRLPVITFVDTAGAYPGVASEERGVAEAIAKSIESCLKVQVPLVSVVIGEGGSGGAIGIAVADRVLMLEHSIYSVISPEGCASILWRSSAQSQEAAAALKLTAQDLKQLGVIDGVIEEPVGGAHRFPQQAFDAVGDAIGSALAGLVDLDGKTLRSKRREKFLAIGQNLG, from the coding sequence ATGAAGACCTTTCTCGAATTCGAAAAGCCGATCGCCGAGATCGAAGGCAAGATCGAGGAGCTTCGGCACATCACCGACGCCGGCGAGCTCAACATCGCCGACGAGGTCTCCCGGCTTCAGACCAAGGTCGACAAGCTGCTGCGGGACACCTATCGCGGGCTGACGCCGGCGCAGAAGGTGCAGGTCGCGCGGCATCCGAATCGGCCGCATGCGCTGGACTACATCCAGGCGCTGGTCACCGAGTTCCAGCCCCTGGCCGGCGACCGCGTCTTCGCCGAGGACCGCGCCATCGTCGGCGGCCTGGGGCAGTTCCAGGGCCGCTCGGTGGTGGTGATCGGGCAGGAGAAGGGCAACGACACCGAAAGCCGCATCCGGCACAATTTCGGCATGGCCAAGCCCGAGGGCTACCGCAAGGCGCAGCGCCTGCTGGACCTGGCCGATCGCTTCCGCCTGCCGGTGATCACCTTCGTCGACACCGCCGGCGCCTATCCTGGCGTGGCGTCGGAGGAGCGTGGCGTGGCCGAGGCCATCGCCAAGTCGATCGAATCCTGCCTCAAGGTGCAAGTGCCGCTGGTCTCGGTGGTGATCGGCGAGGGCGGCTCGGGCGGCGCCATCGGCATCGCCGTGGCCGACCGGGTGCTGATGCTGGAGCACTCGATCTATTCGGTGATCTCGCCGGAAGGCTGCGCCTCGATCCTGTGGCGCAGCAGCGCGCAGAGCCAGGAGGCCGCGGCGGCGCTGAAGCTGACGGCGCAGGACCTGAAGCAGCTGGGCGTCATCGACGGCGTGATCGAGGAGCCGGTCGGCGGCGCCCACCGCTTCCCGCAGCAGGCGTTCGACGCGGTCGGCGACGCGATCGGCTCGGCGCTGGCCGGGCTGGTCGACCTCGACGGCAAGACCCTGCGCAGCAAGCGCCGCGAGAAGTTCCTGGCGATCGGCCAGAACCTGGGCTGA
- a CDS encoding RimK-like ATPgrasp N-terminal domain-containing protein codes for MAITLIVADEPEGLAADLPPQCRVVAPDDLLDGHQLPEPAAAPGVTVVNLCRDQRPLSFGYYVSLIAEARGYAAIPTATDLADQADGRLLRSRHAPVDRALAALRRQGERLILPRRLFVALGRCNKPHLQEVAEAAYQAFGLPLMTLQIDPVRPQLLQVMAEPLAGLDPRQQRLLRAALERLAGPPPTPRPFRRAPRLAVLVNPDDPLPPSRPGTIARLRDVASSMGVDTECLGHRDLPRLGGFDALLIRETTALQSPSYAFAETAAQLGLPVIDDPVSILRCCNKVFLHERLKAEGVPQPRTLAVRADTLAAAGEALGFPLVLKVPDGACSRGVVRVDTPAELPVAGRRLLRRSRLILAQEYLYTEFDWRIGVLAGRPLFACRYRMVRGHWQIFRHGGDGRSEEGATEPVPLDAVPPAVLSAALAAAALIGAGLYGVDLKETPQGPVVIEVNDNPNIDVGLEDACLGDALYERLLGHFLERIEAGEDRAPVRLRRRGRSGSRAIPYLKPS; via the coding sequence ATGGCCATCACATTGATCGTCGCCGACGAGCCCGAAGGGCTGGCCGCCGACCTGCCTCCCCAATGCCGCGTCGTCGCCCCTGACGACCTGCTGGACGGGCACCAACTGCCGGAGCCGGCTGCGGCGCCCGGCGTCACCGTGGTCAATCTATGCCGCGACCAGCGGCCTCTCTCCTTCGGCTACTACGTCTCGCTGATCGCCGAGGCGCGCGGCTATGCCGCCATCCCGACCGCGACGGATCTCGCCGACCAGGCCGACGGCCGGCTGCTCCGCAGCCGCCATGCGCCGGTCGACCGCGCCCTGGCCGCGCTGCGCCGCCAGGGCGAGCGCCTGATCCTGCCGCGCCGCCTGTTCGTGGCGCTGGGCCGCTGCAACAAGCCGCATCTGCAGGAGGTGGCCGAGGCGGCCTATCAGGCGTTCGGCCTGCCGCTGATGACCCTGCAGATCGATCCGGTCCGCCCGCAGCTGCTGCAGGTGATGGCGGAGCCGCTGGCCGGCCTCGACCCGCGCCAGCAGCGCCTGCTGCGCGCCGCGCTGGAGCGGCTGGCCGGCCCGCCGCCGACGCCGCGGCCGTTTCGTCGCGCCCCCCGCCTGGCCGTGCTGGTGAACCCGGACGACCCGCTGCCGCCGTCCAGGCCCGGTACCATCGCCCGGCTGCGCGACGTCGCGTCGTCGATGGGTGTCGACACCGAATGCCTCGGCCACCGCGACCTGCCGCGGCTCGGCGGCTTCGACGCGCTGCTGATCCGCGAGACCACGGCGCTGCAATCGCCCAGCTACGCCTTCGCCGAGACCGCGGCGCAGCTGGGCCTGCCGGTGATCGACGACCCGGTGTCGATCCTGCGCTGCTGCAACAAGGTGTTCCTGCATGAGCGCCTCAAGGCCGAAGGCGTGCCGCAGCCGCGCACCCTGGCGGTGCGGGCCGACACGCTGGCGGCGGCCGGCGAGGCGCTGGGCTTCCCGCTGGTGCTGAAGGTGCCGGACGGCGCCTGCTCCCGCGGCGTCGTACGGGTCGACACCCCGGCCGAGCTGCCGGTGGCGGGCCGCCGGCTGCTGCGCCGGTCGCGCCTGATCCTGGCGCAGGAATACCTCTACACCGAGTTCGACTGGCGCATCGGCGTGCTGGCCGGCCGGCCGCTCTTCGCATGCCGCTATCGCATGGTGCGCGGCCACTGGCAGATCTTCCGCCACGGCGGGGACGGCCGCAGCGAGGAGGGCGCGACCGAGCCGGTGCCGCTGGACGCCGTGCCGCCGGCGGTGCTGTCCGCCGCGCTGGCCGCCGCCGCGCTGATCGGCGCCGGCCTCTACGGCGTCGACCTGAAGGAGACGCCGCAGGGCCCGGTGGTGATCGAGGTCAACGACAACCCGAACATCGATGTCGGGCTGGAGGATGCCTGCCTGGGCGACGCGCTGTACGAGCGGCTGCTCGGCCATTTCCTGGAGCGGATCGAGGCCGGCGAGGATCGGGCGCCGGTCCGGCTCCGGCGGCGGGGTCGATCTGGTAGTCGGGCTATTCCCTACCTGAAACCGTCATAG
- a CDS encoding site-specific tyrosine recombinase XerD, whose product MSEAAAPKRRRGRPPAPRLLPPPAVEAFLDMLVAERGAAANTREAYGRDLLDLNRFLEARGGGIDRAGTDDLRAYLGDLARREGAKGGRTAARTAARRLSAMRQFYRFLVSEGRRQDDPSAALDSPALGRPLPKLLSEDEVEALIGAVSGLFADPERLAEGLRLMALLEILYGGGLRVSELVGLPLSALARDGRALIVRGKGDKERLVPLSEPARDAIAAYLPYRGMFSVKGRDRGFLFPSRIARGGCLTRQRFGQLLKDLAVEAGIEPSRVSPHVLRHAFATHLLSHGADLRSVQTMLGHADIATTQIYTHVLGDRLQSLVTSAHPLAKARRP is encoded by the coding sequence GTGTCCGAGGCCGCAGCCCCGAAGCGCCGGCGCGGCCGGCCGCCGGCGCCGCGCCTCCTGCCGCCGCCCGCGGTCGAGGCCTTCCTCGACATGCTGGTGGCGGAGCGCGGCGCGGCCGCCAACACCCGCGAGGCCTATGGCCGCGACCTGCTCGACCTGAACCGCTTCCTCGAGGCCCGTGGCGGCGGCATCGACCGGGCCGGCACCGACGATCTGCGCGCCTATCTCGGCGATCTGGCGCGGCGCGAAGGGGCGAAGGGCGGCAGGACCGCCGCGCGCACCGCGGCCCGCCGCCTGTCGGCGATGCGGCAGTTCTACCGTTTCCTGGTGTCGGAGGGCCGGCGGCAGGACGACCCGTCCGCCGCGCTCGATTCCCCGGCGCTCGGCCGGCCGCTGCCGAAGCTCTTGTCCGAGGACGAGGTCGAGGCGCTGATCGGCGCGGTCTCGGGTCTGTTCGCCGACCCGGAGCGGCTGGCCGAGGGGCTGCGCCTGATGGCCCTGCTCGAGATCCTCTATGGCGGGGGGCTGCGGGTGTCCGAGCTGGTCGGGCTTCCGCTCTCGGCCCTGGCGCGGGACGGGCGGGCGCTGATCGTGCGCGGCAAGGGCGACAAGGAGCGGCTGGTGCCGCTGTCGGAGCCCGCGCGCGACGCCATCGCCGCTTATCTCCCGTATCGCGGCATGTTCTCCGTCAAGGGCCGCGACCGGGGCTTCCTGTTTCCGTCGCGCATCGCCCGCGGCGGCTGCCTGACCCGGCAGCGATTCGGCCAGTTGCTGAAGGATCTGGCGGTCGAGGCAGGGATCGAGCCCAGCCGCGTCAGCCCCCATGTGCTGCGCCATGCCTTCGCCACCCATCTGCTGTCGCACGGCGCCGATCTGCGCTCGGTCCAGACCATGCTCGGCCATGCCGACATCGCCACGACCCAGATCTACACCCATGTGCTGGGCGACCGGCTGCAGAGCCTGGTGACATCCGCCCATCCGCTGGCCAAGGCCAGGCGGCCGTAA